The DNA window CAGCGGGCTTCTGGGCGCTGGTCGACCGCAGCAAGTGGAGCACGGTGATCCTCGGCGTCGTCGCACTCGCGATCGCCGTGATGGTCTACCGGATGCAGCAGATCTGGACGACACTTCCGCTCTGAGCCCGACCGGGGAGTGCCTGTCGAACGCGAATAGAATTGGCAGAGTCATGACATCACACAACGAACAAGTCTCAACCGGGACCGGGACGACAGTTGCGCCCCGCCGGAGCATCTCGGGAATCGGCCGCGTTCTCGTCGTGGTCTACGGGATCCTCGCGCTCGGGGCGACGGGCCGTTCATTCGTGCAGATCGCCGAGCGGTTCGGCGATGCGCCGCTCGCATACTCGCTGTCTGCACTCGCCGCCGTGGTGTACATCGTTGCGACAATCGCGCTCATCCGCAGCGGATCGGGTTGGTATCGCATCGCCTGGCTGACGATCGGATTCGAGCTTCTCGGCGTCCTGACCATCGGCACTCTCAGTGTGCTCGAACCCCAGCTGTTCCCCGAGGCGACAGTGTGGTCGTACTTCGGCGCCGGATACCTCTTCATTCCGCTGGTGCTTCCTCCCCTCGGAATGTGGTGGCTCGCGAGCCACAGGCCCGCCCGCCGCTCAACGGTTGCGGCAGCGTGATCACGTTCCGGCGGGTGAGCGATATCCCCGCGGGCTTCGGCCCTACCGCCGTCACCATCGGCAAATTCGACGGTGTGCACGCGGGTCACCGCGCGGTGATCGACCGGCTGAAACAGGCAGCCCGTGAACGGGGACTCAACTCCGTCGTCGTGACGTTTGACCGGCATCCGGCCGCCCTTCTCGCCCCGGAAAAGGCACCACCGGTTCTGGTGAGCAATGACCAGAAACTCGACCTCCTCGCTGAAACCGGAATCGATGCGGCGATGCTGCTGTCGTTCGACCGGGAATTCTCGTTGCTCAGCCCCGAGGACTTCGTCACCACAGTGCTCACCACTGGCCTGAAGGCAAAGCTCGTGCTCGTCGGCAACGACTTCAGGTTCGGCCACAGGGGAGCGGGCGATGTTGCCTTGCTCCGCGAGCTGGGCGCCCGGTACGGGTTTGACGTTGAGACCATCCCTGACGTTGCTCCGAACGATGGCAGGCGCGTGTCATCCACCTGGATCCGTGAGCTACTCGCCGAAGGGCGGGTGGCTGAGGCCTCGCGGCTGCTCGGTCACGACCCTGCCGTGCGCGGAGTCGTCGTTCACGGGGCCAAGCGCGGGCGTGAACTCGGATATCCGACAGCCAATCTTTCACCGGATTCGGACGGCCTCATTCCCGCAGACGGTGTGTACGCCGGCTGGCTGCGGGTCGGCTCTCGACGTTTTCCCGCGGCAATCTCGGTGGGCAACAACCCGACGTTCGACGGCGTGCCGCAAAAGCAGGTCGAAGCGTACGTGCTCGACGAGGACATCGACCTCTACGACCAGGTCGTCGAGGTGCAGTTTGTCGACCGCATCCGCGGCCAGGTCGCCTTCACCGGCATCGATCCGCTGATCGTGCAGATGGCAGACGACGTCGAGCGGGTCAGGCGACTACTCTCCTGACGGCCTGACGGCCTGACCGTCTGACGGCCTGCGAACTCAGGCAAGCCCTGGCGTCGGAGCGGGCGCCAGGATGCGCTCGCGTTGCGGCGGCTGCATTGCCTTCCGGCCGTTGAGGAACAGGATGACGCTCGCGGCATCCGCGACGATCTCCGATCCATGTCCGATCCGCCACCCGGCATCCTCGGCGACGAGCGTACGGTGCCTGATCACCGAGCGCACGCGGCGCGGTGCCTTCAGCGCGCTGGCCGTCGCCACTCGGTGGGTCGTCGCGGGCGGGAAGGGAAGCTGGATGCCGAGGGGGTGCAGCGCGTCGTAGCCGTGCACGACGACCTCGAGCAGCTCGCCGGCGTTGGTGCGCCCGTGCCCCTGCGCTTTCTCGTCAGCGATGGCACGCAACTCCCGGCGCAGCTCGTCTGTGCCGCCCGAATCGGCAATTCCTCGGGCGATGTCATCCAGCGACTCCATCGGGTTGGCGTGGCGCCCCGCGACGGATGCCCGAACGATGTCGGTGGCCAGTCGCATCGATGGGGTCCCGAGCCGCCAGACCAGGTGGGCAATGGTGTCCTTGACGCTCCAGCCCTCGCAGAGACTCGGGCTTGCCCACTGCACCGCGGTGAGCGAATCGAGGCCGTCGCCCACAATGGCAAGAGCCTGGGCGATCTCGTTTCCCCTGGAGGGTGTTGATGGTTCCTGGCGCGATGGGGAAGCAGACATGAGTACAGGGTACGCGCGGCGGGCACCGCCGGTCGAGAAGCGAACCGCCCATACACTTGGACCGTGATGTCGACCGCGAACCGTCCGCTGCTCGCCGGCAGGATGCTCGCGTTCATCGGCATCATCCTCGTCGCGGCTAACCTCAGGACCGCGGTTGGCGCACTGTCGCCGATTATCGGCCGCGTCTCGGCCGAACTGCCGCTCGACCCTCTCGTCGTCGGCCTGCTCGGCGCGATGCCGCCCGTGTGCTTCGCCCTGTTCGGCATCATCACCCCGGCGCTCGTCCGCCGAAGTCGGCTCGAGGTCGTGCTCATCCTCGCACTCGCGGCGATCCTCGTCGGCCACCTCATCCGTGGCATCGCCGGTGACGTCCTGACGCTCGTGGCAGGCAGTGCGGTGACCTTCGCCGGTCTCGGCCTCGGGAACGTACTTTTGCCACCGATCGTGAAGAAGTACTTCCCCGATCGGATCGCACTGATGACGACGCTGTACGTCACAATGCTCTCCATTTCGACGCTCATCCCTCCGTTGATCGCCGTTCCTGTTGCCGACGGGGCGGGGTGGCGGATCTCGCTCGCCATGTGGGCGGGGGTCAGCGTGGTCGCTCTCGTTCCGTGGCTCGTGCTCAACCTCCATGCCAAACGGACTCCTCCGCCGCCGCGCATGGACCCCTCGCGCACCGAGGTGGTTGGCCGGCTCTGGCGTTCTCCGCTGGCCTGGTCTCTCGCCGTCATCTTCGGCCTCTCGTCACTCAACGCGTACGCGATGTTCGCGTGGTTACCGAGCCTCGTCCAGGACATCGTCGGGGTGAACGACGCAACAGCGGGAGTGTGGCTGTCGGTGTTCGCCTTCATGGGATTCCCGGCCGGGCTGCTGATTCCGATCCTTGCCGTGCGGATGAAGAACATCGCACTGCTCGTGTACGTGGCCGTCGGATGCCTCGTGGCCGGTTACGCGGGGCTCCTCATCGTTCCCACGATCGCGCCCCTCGCCTGGGTGGTGCTCATCGGCCTTGGGCCGCTGCTGTTCCCGCTCGCACTGGTACTCATCAACCTGCGGACCAGAACACACGACGGAGCGATCGCCCTGTCGAGCTTCGTCCAGGGCGTCGGCTACGTCCTCGGAGCGCTTGGCCCGCTCGTCGTCGGCATCACACACGATCTGACCGACGGCTGGACGGTTCCACTCGTGATCCTGATCGGGGTCGCGTTCATCGGCGTCTTCGCCGGGGCGATCGTGGCCAGGGACCGCACTATCGAGGACGGCGCGTAACGTCACCGGCGTGCCCGGACCCGGTCCACCGGCAGCAGCCAACATCCGGCGGGGGATTGCGCACATGGTGCTCATGTGAGCAGAAACCGCTACCTGTGTTGTTTTGAGCACGACCGGGATTTAGTCTGGGGGATGGCGGACTGGCAGTGTCCGTGACGGCAGCGGCCGTGTCGGCAGAGCAACGAACGTCAGGGGAAGCGGTGGAAACCATCGACAATGACGAGCTGCTGTCCATCCGCGCGGCCGAGCTCTACTACGACGAGAACAAGACCCAGGACGAAGTCGGGGCGATTCTCAAGCTCACCAGGTGGAAGGTCGGGCGGCTGCTCGCCTCCGCCAAGGAAAAGGGCTTCATCCGCATCGAGATCGTCCACCCCCGTGCGCGCAAGCTGACGCTCGAGCGCAGTCTTCGCGAGCGCTTCGGCATCGACGACGCCATCGTCGTTCCCGCGGCCGGGACGAACAGCGCCGACGACCTCCGCGCACGGGCCGCTCAAGCCGCGGCAGACTATCTCGCGAGTCTTCGCCCGGTACCCAGGGTGCTCGGCGTGAGCTGGGGTCGAACGCTCCACGACGTTGCCGAACACCTCAGTGAAGGCTGGGCGACCGGCGTGAACGTCGTGCAGATCAACGGCGGGGTGAGCGTGAACCAGAGGGCGGGCACCGCGGCCGCAACGGCATTCGAGATTGCCCGCAAGGCATCCGGTCAGGCCACGCTTCTGCCGAGCCCCGCCATCCTGGAGCGACTCGAGACCAAACGATCCATCGAGGCCGATCGCACCGTCGGTGGAGTGCTCGCCATGGCGGGAGACGCATCGGCGTACCTCTACAGTGCCGGAGTGGCCGGCCACGACTCTGCGCTCGTCGACAGCGGGTACCTGACGCCGAACGACGTGGATGAACTCGTGCGCCGTGGTGCTGTCGGCGACGTCGTCGGGCGCTACATCGATGCGGCAGGCATGATCGTCGACCCGTCACTCGACGAGCGAACGGTCGGCTTGAGCCTCGCCACGCTCCGCAGCGCAGCGACCAGCATCGCGGTGATCGCGGGCGCTGGCAAGATCGCCGTCGCGCGAGCCGTGGTCACGAGCGGCCTGTGTACGGTGCTCGTCACCGACGAGGCAACGGCGCTCGCCCTGCTCGACACCGGCACCTGACGCTGCCTCATCCCGCCCGGCGCCCCCAACACTTATCGACCTGAACACACTTATGCAGGAGGATCCACGCATGACCGAAACCAGACAGGCTGTTGTTCCGAGAGCAACAACCCTTGAGCTCTTCGATGGGCCGATGACCGATGCGAATCTTCGTCGCTACCTCGAGGGGATTCCCGGGGTCGACGCCGTCGGCCTCGAGCAGCGCGCTGCCGGACTTGGCACGCGTTCCATCAAGACCAGCTCCAAGAAGTGGGCGCTCGACACAACAATCGGGCTCATCGACCTCACCACGCTTGAGGGTGCCGACACTCCGGGAAAGGTACGTTCCCTCGTCGCCAAGGCGATCACCCCGGACGCATCAGATTCATCGACGCCCCGGGTTGCAGCTGTGTGCGTGTACGGAGACATGGTGCCGTACGCCGTTGAGGCGCTTGGCTCTCACCACGCTCGTGGCACTGACTCCGGAATCAACGTCGCCGCCGTCGCAACCGCATTCCCGTCCGGTCGCGCCTCGCTCGCCATCAAGCTGAGCGATACAGCGGATGCCGTTGACGCTGGCGCAGACGAAATCGACATGGTCATCGACAGGGGCGCGTTCCTCTCCGGTCGTTACGGCCAGGTGTT is part of the Mycetocola zhujimingii genome and encodes:
- a CDS encoding bifunctional riboflavin kinase/FAD synthetase; amino-acid sequence: MITFRRVSDIPAGFGPTAVTIGKFDGVHAGHRAVIDRLKQAARERGLNSVVVTFDRHPAALLAPEKAPPVLVSNDQKLDLLAETGIDAAMLLSFDREFSLLSPEDFVTTVLTTGLKAKLVLVGNDFRFGHRGAGDVALLRELGARYGFDVETIPDVAPNDGRRVSSTWIRELLAEGRVAEASRLLGHDPAVRGVVVHGAKRGRELGYPTANLSPDSDGLIPADGVYAGWLRVGSRRFPAAISVGNNPTFDGVPQKQVEAYVLDEDIDLYDQVVEVQFVDRIRGQVAFTGIDPLIVQMADDVERVRRLLS
- a CDS encoding maleylpyruvate isomerase family mycothiol-dependent enzyme, which encodes MSASPSRQEPSTPSRGNEIAQALAIVGDGLDSLTAVQWASPSLCEGWSVKDTIAHLVWRLGTPSMRLATDIVRASVAGRHANPMESLDDIARGIADSGGTDELRRELRAIADEKAQGHGRTNAGELLEVVVHGYDALHPLGIQLPFPPATTHRVATASALKAPRRVRSVIRHRTLVAEDAGWRIGHGSEIVADAASVILFLNGRKAMQPPQRERILAPAPTPGLA
- a CDS encoding CynX/NimT family MFS transporter; the encoded protein is MSTANRPLLAGRMLAFIGIILVAANLRTAVGALSPIIGRVSAELPLDPLVVGLLGAMPPVCFALFGIITPALVRRSRLEVVLILALAAILVGHLIRGIAGDVLTLVAGSAVTFAGLGLGNVLLPPIVKKYFPDRIALMTTLYVTMLSISTLIPPLIAVPVADGAGWRISLAMWAGVSVVALVPWLVLNLHAKRTPPPPRMDPSRTEVVGRLWRSPLAWSLAVIFGLSSLNAYAMFAWLPSLVQDIVGVNDATAGVWLSVFAFMGFPAGLLIPILAVRMKNIALLVYVAVGCLVAGYAGLLIVPTIAPLAWVVLIGLGPLLFPLALVLINLRTRTHDGAIALSSFVQGVGYVLGALGPLVVGITHDLTDGWTVPLVILIGVAFIGVFAGAIVARDRTIEDGA
- a CDS encoding sugar-binding transcriptional regulator; the encoded protein is METIDNDELLSIRAAELYYDENKTQDEVGAILKLTRWKVGRLLASAKEKGFIRIEIVHPRARKLTLERSLRERFGIDDAIVVPAAGTNSADDLRARAAQAAADYLASLRPVPRVLGVSWGRTLHDVAEHLSEGWATGVNVVQINGGVSVNQRAGTAAATAFEIARKASGQATLLPSPAILERLETKRSIEADRTVGGVLAMAGDASAYLYSAGVAGHDSALVDSGYLTPNDVDELVRRGAVGDVVGRYIDAAGMIVDPSLDERTVGLSLATLRSAATSIAVIAGAGKIAVARAVVTSGLCTVLVTDEATALALLDTGT